In Mobula hypostoma chromosome 10, sMobHyp1.1, whole genome shotgun sequence, a single genomic region encodes these proteins:
- the LOC134352792 gene encoding gastrula zinc finger protein XlCGF57.1-like, protein MTVGTKSFAEIFCVTPRREFTCCVFSKRCFHLSFSSKYHFFMPMEPFQYSICGKQYRQSSTLITHQESYNDERSFSYSEDGRRFTPSSQLLTRHQVHTRERPFICSECGKGFSRSSHLMRHQQVHTGERPFTCSECGKGFTQSSNLMTHQRIHTGERPFTCSNCGKGFSRLSSLITHHRVHTGERPFTCSVCGKGFTQSSSLVIHQRVHTGERQYICLKCGKGFCLSSHLLRHQRVHTGERPFTCSECGKGFTQSSSLMTHQRVHTGERPFTCTDCEKRFSRLSSLVTHQRVHTGERPFTCTECGRGFTQSSSLVTHQRVHTGERQFICSVCGKGFSRSSHLLRHQRIHTGERPYTCSECGKGFTRSSHLQRHQRVHTGEQPFICSECGKGFTQSSNLMIHQRVHTGERPFTCTKCDKRFQDSSYLLRHQRIHTGERPFVCTECGKGFTQSSALARHQRVHTGERPFTCSQCGKGFALSSHLLRHQRIHNGENV, encoded by the coding sequence ATGACAGTTGGAACCAAATCATTTGCCGAAATATTTTGCGTCACACCGAGGAGAGAATTTACTTGTTGTGTATTTAGCAAGAGGTGTTTTCATTTATCCTTCAGCTCAAAATATCATTTCTTCATGCCAATGGAACCATTTCAGTATTCCATTTGTGGGAAACAGTACAGGCAATCCAGTACCCTGATTACACATCAGGAAAGTTACAATGACGAGAGGTCATTCAGCTACTCCGAGGACGGGAGGAGATTCACTCCTTCGTCCCAGCTGCTGACACGCCATCaagttcacaccagggagaggCCATTTATCTGCTCGGAGTGCGGAAAGGGATTCAGTCGATCATCCCACCTAAtgagacaccagcaagttcacaccggagagaggccattcacctgctccgagtgtgggaagggattcactcagtcgtcCAACTTGATGAcgcaccagcgaattcacaccgGGGAAAGGCCATTCACATGCTccaactgtgggaagggattcagtcgaTTATCCAGTTTGATAACACACCATCGGGTTCACACTGgcgagaggccattcacctgctctgtgtgtgggaaaggatttactcagtcatccagcctggtgatacatcagcgagttcacacaggggaAAGGCAGTACATCTGCTTGAAGTGTGGAAAAGGATTCTGTCTGTCATCACACTTACTGAGACACCAGCGAgtgcacactggagagaggccgttcacctgctctgagtgtgggaaggggttcactcagtcatccagtctaatgacacaccagcgagttcacactggggagcgaCCTTTTACTTGCACTGACTGTGAGAAGAGATTCAGTCGATTATCCAGCCTGGTAACGCACcagcgggttcacactggggagaggccattcacctgcactGAGTGTGGGAGAGGATTCACACAGTCATCCAGCCTGGtcacacaccagcgagttcatacCGGAGAGAGGCAGTTCATCTGCTCCGTATGCGGGAAAGGGTTCAGCCGGTCATCTCACCTGCTGCgacaccagcgaattcacactggagagaggccgtacacctgctctgaatgtggaaagggattcactcggtcatctcatcTGCAGAGAcaccaacgagttcacactggagagcagcCCTTCATCTGCtccgaatgtgggaagggattcacgcagtcctccaacctgatgatacaCCAACGCGTTCACACAGGAGAGAGGCCTTTCACCTGCACCAAATGTGATAAAAGATTTCAAGATTCTTCCTACTTGCTGAGGCACCAGCGAATCCACACAGGAGAGAGGCCGTTCGTCTGCACGGAGTGCgggaagggatttactcagtCATCTGCCCTCGCCAGACACCAGCGtgtccacactggggagagaccattcacctgctcccagTGTGGGAAGGGGTTTGCACTGTCTTCCCACCTGCTGAGACACCAGCGAATTCACAATGGGGAGAATGTCTAA